One Phaseolus vulgaris cultivar G19833 chromosome 11, P. vulgaris v2.0, whole genome shotgun sequence genomic window carries:
- the LOC137833007 gene encoding GDSL esterase/lipase At5g22810-like has protein sequence MNNKKLFAEGVLKSMGYYSRSFLAFFLLSLLLNVINGQPLVPALFIFGDSVVDVGNNNHQITVIKANFPPYGRDYENHDPTGRFCNGKLATDFTAEVLGFTSSPPAYLNLNTKGNNLLNGANFASASSGYYEPTAKLYNTIPLSQQLEYYKECQNKLVEAAGKSNASSIISDAIYLVSAGTSDFVQNYYINPLLNKFYTIDQFSDTILQSYSDFIQRLHSLGARRIGVTSLPPIGCLPGAITLFGFQSNECVASLNSDAINFNEKLNTTSRNLKNMLPGLNLVIFDIYQPLYNLVTKPSENGFFEARKACCGTGLIETSILCNRNSIGTCANASEYVFWDSFHPSEAANKLLADSLVAAGISLIS, from the exons ATGAACAACAAGAAGCTCTTTGCTGAAGGCGTATTGAAAAGTATGGGGTATTATTCAAGGTCCTTCTTggctttttttcttctttctttgttgCTCAATGTGATCAATGGGCAGCCTCTGGTGCCTGCATTGTTCATTTTTGGGGACTCGGTTGTTGATGTGGGGAATAATAATCACCAAATTACTGTTATTAAAGCAAACTTCCCTCCTTATGGAAGAGACTATGAGAATCACGATCCAACAGGAAGGTTCTGCAATGGAAAGCTTGCCACAGACTTCACAG CTGAAGTCCTTGGATTTACCTCTTCTCCCCCAGCTTACCTCAACTTAAACACCAAAGGAAATAACCTCTTAAATGGTGCCAACTTTGCCTCAGCTTCTTCTGGTTACTATGAACCCACAGCCAAACTATAT AATACAATTCCATTGAGCCAGCAGCTGGAATACTACAAGGAGTGCCAGAACAAATTGGTGGAAGCAGCAGGGAAATCAAATGCTTCATCAATCATATCTGATGCTATATATCTTGTCAGTGCTGGGACCAGTGATTTTGTTCAGAACTACTACATAAATCCTTTGCTTAACAAGTTTTATACAATTGATCAATTCTCAGACACGATCTTGCAGAGCTATTCAGACTTCATCCAG AGATTACATTCACTGGGAGCAAGGAGGATTGGTGTGACATCATTGCCTCCAATAGGTTGCTTACCTGGAGCCATCACTCTCTTTGGTTTTCAGAGCAACGAATGTGTGGCCAGTTTAAACAGTGATGCAATTAACTTCAATGAAAAGCTAAACACCACATCTCGTAACTTGAAAAATATGCTTCCAGGCCTCAATTTGGTCATCTTTGATATCTACCAACCTCTCTATAACTTGGTCACCAAGCCTTCTGAAAATG GATTTTTTGAAGCAAGGAAGGCTTGTTGTGGAACTGGATTGATAGAGACATCTATCTTGTGCAATAGGAATTCCATAGGAACATGTGCCAATGCATCTGAGTATGTATTCTGGGATAGCTTCCATCCCTCAGAAGCTGCTAACAAGCTTTTGGCGGATAGTTTGGTTGCTGCTGGCATCTCTCTCATATCCTAA
- the LOC137827184 gene encoding uncharacterized protein: protein MDYSLAALKLLCSQLKEAGEVASQNSFTLGGLLFQRAWLQGVIVSASDTGSLLLDDGTGLIELSLTGEFRHRGWQLGMYVMVVGGYVARAGELPLIKIHKIVDLSSSPDREAMWYLEVIEAYKMFYQPLVEEFT, encoded by the exons ATGGACTATAGCTTGGCAGCGTTGAAGCTTTTGTGCTCACAGCTGAAGGAGGCGGGAGAAGTAGCCTCTCAAAACAGCTTCACGCTTGGTGGCCTCCTCTTCCAGCGCGCCTGGTTACAG GGCGTTATTGTCTCCGCCTCCGACACCGGCTCTCTACTTCTCGACGACGGCACCGGCCTCATCGAACTCTCCCTCACCGGGGAGTTTCGCCACCGTGGCTGGCAGCTCG GGATGTATGTAATGGTGGTTGGAGGATATGTTGCACGTGCGGGAGAACTTCCCTTGATCAAG ATTCACAAGATTGTTGATCTTTCGTCATCTCCTGACCGAGAGGCTATGTGGTATCTTGAAGTGATTGAGGCATACAAAATGTTCTATCAGCCTCTTGTTGAAGAATTTACATGA
- the LOC137824541 gene encoding uncharacterized protein has protein sequence MERNENYSSEEECMEDYRRGGYHAVRIGDAFNNGRYVVQNKLGWGHFSTVWLAWDTLNSRFVALKIQKSAQHYTEAAMDEIKILKQIAEGDLDDKKCVVKLLDHFKHSGPNGQHVCMVFEFLGDNLLTLIKYTDYRGVPLHMVKEICFHILVGLDYLHRELSVIHTDLKPENVLLLSLINASKDPRKSGASLILPNTKDNAASNNGTHQENKILNGDPLKNQKRKIKRKAKVAQGFVGKETSEEAEDYKGPEQEDCGNDVKSSVESVEDKPDSSLSKDESTKTFEKDVSQGSHSHMSSSRSMKKKLLAAVDLRCKLVDFGSACWTYKQFTNDIQTRQYRCPEVLLGSKYSTPADLWSFACICFELATGDVLFDPHSGDNYDRDEDHLALMMELVGKMPPKIALGGRYSREFFNRHGDLRHINNLRFWPMNKVLMDKYNFSEQDTKDMVDFLVPMLDFVPEMRPTAAQCLSHPWMNAGPRTLQPSIPTAQPDAMNEELSERRKREAAEKESVEIGLRNIAIKGTSEPLKDSQPLKSSK, from the exons ATGGAGAGGAACGAGAATTACAGTTCAGAGGAGGAATGCATGGAGGATTATCGGCGTGGAGGCTACCATGCCGTTCGAATCGGCGATGCTTTCAACAATGGCCGCTACGTCGTGCAGAACAAGCTCGGTTGGGGCCATTTTTCCACCGTCTGGCTTGCCTGGGACACTCTCAATTCG CGTTTTGTAGCCCTTAAAATACAGAAGAGTGCGCAACATTACACTGAAGCTGCAATGGATGAAATAAAGATTCTCAAACAAATAGCCGAGGGGGACCTGGATGATAAGAAATGTGTTGTGAAGCTTTTGGATCATTTTAAGCATTCGGGGCCTAATGGACAGCATGTCTGTATGGTTTTCGAATTCCTGGGTGACAATCTTCTCACCCTTATTAAATATACTGACTATCGTGGGGTTCCTCTCCACATGGTTAAAGAAATCTGTTTTCATATTTTGGTGGGCTTAGATTACTTGCATCGTGAGCTTTCTGTTATACACACTGATTTGAAGCCAGAAAATGTGTTGCTTCTGTCACTGATAAATGCATCCAAAGATCCTAGGAAATCGGGTGCTTCACTCATCCTTCCTAATACGAAGGATAATGCTGCGTCTAATAATGGGACTCaccaagaaaataaaattttgaatggAGATCCACTGAAGAAccagaaaaggaaaataaagagGAAGGCTAAGGTAGCTCAAGGCTTTGTTGGGAAGGAAACTTCAGAGGAAGCTGAAGATTATAAAGGACCCGAGCAAGAAGATTGTGGGAATGATGTAAAATCAAGTGTAGAATCTGTTGAAGATAAACCTGATAGTTCTTTGAGTAAAGATGAATCAACAAAGACTTTTGAAAAGGATGTTTCACAAGGAAGTCATAGTCATATGAGTAGCAGCCGTTCCATGAAAAAGAAGTTGCTGGCAGCTGTTGATCTTAGGTGCAAGCTGGTTGATTTTGGTAGTGCTTGTTGGACTTATAAGCAATTCACAAATGATATTCAGACAAGGCAATATAGGTGTCCTGAGGTTCTTCTTGGATCCAAATACTCAACCCCAGCAGATTTGTGGTCCTTTGCTTGCATTTGCTTTGAGCTTGCCACTGGTGATGTTCTTTTTGATCCTCACAGTGGTGACAACTATGATAGAGATGAG GACCATCTGGCATTGATGATGGAGCTTGTCGGGAAGATGCCTCCGAAG ATTGCACTAGGTGGCCGCTATTCTCGAGAATTTTTCAATAGACATGGTGACTTGAGGCACATCAACAATTTGAGATTCTGGCCAATGAATAAGGTGCTGATGGACAAGTATAATTTCAGTGAGCAAGACACAAAGGACATGGTTGATTTCCTTGTTCCAATGCTTGATTTCGTCCCAGAAATGAGACCAACTGCTGCTCAGTGCCTTAGTCATCCATGGATGAATGCAGGTCCTCGTACTCTTCAGCCCTCAATACCTACCGCCCAACCTGATGCCATGAATGAGGAATTGTCTGAAAGAAGGAAGAGGGAAGCTGCTGAAAAGGAGTCAGTGGAAATTGGTTTGAGGAACATAGCCATTAAAGGAACTTCTGAGCCTCTCAAAGACTCCCAACCTCTAAAATCATCGAAATAG
- the LOC137810082 gene encoding putative phospholipid:diacylglycerol acyltransferase 2, whose protein sequence is MWRLKKFCLVEPLKNSSIGFQSVKVERKRQKKQKNGQCKERRCIDYWFWVIGYMCTTWWFLSLLYGCLSATLLGFEAPVSPGVRLSREGVTALHPVVLVPGIVTDGLELWEGRSCAEGLFRKRLWGDGLAQILKRPLCWLEHLSLHDETGLDPPGIKVRAVPGVVAADNFASGYLVWADLIENLARIGYEGKNLYMAAYDWRLSFQNTEIRDQSLSTLKSNVELMFETNGYKKVVVVPQSIGAIYFLHFLKWVEAPPPMGGGGGPGWCDKYIKSILNISPAFLGVPRAFSNILSTEGSFGFVRAVAFGITNFDYLGRHTLELIMKVFRTWDSTVSLMPKGGKTIWGDLNWCPEEWNNYDQEISRGGNSATFNLSRKAVWTDNDDISRKSIPEVTKNRAYIARTAFDLPNFVAPTMMKRGEAHFSYGIAENLEDPKYAHYKYWSNSLETKLPNAPDMEIYCLYGVGIPHEKLVPSDKSKSIPFQFDGPEDGKEESWSQNGVYSVDGDESVSIVSSGFMCVKGWRGRTRFNPSGLATYAREYLVKQRGSLIDRSRVLSGKSSNIVGNVALIEDVLLVAGGATGVDIGGDRIFSDIMRMSERINLRL, encoded by the exons ATGTGGAGGCTGAAGAAGTTCTGCTTGGTGGAGCCATTGAAAAACTCCTCCATTGGTTTTCAATCCGTTAAAGtggaaagaaaaagacaaaagaaGCAGAAAAATGGGCAGTGTAAGGAGCGCAGATGCATTGATTATTGGTTTTGGGTGATAGGGTACATGTGCACCACTTGGTGGTTTCTCTCTTTGTTGTATGGTTGCTTGTCTGCCACGTTGCTTGGCTTTGAGGCACCAGTGTCACCTGGGGTGAGGCTAAGCCGTGAGGGAGTCACTGCACTTCACCCAGTTGTTCTTGTACCGGGCATTGTGACTGATGGGTTGGAGCTATGGGAAGGGAGATCATGTGCTGAAGGACTTTTTAGAAAGCGGTTGTGGGGTGATGGTCTTGCTCAAATCCTCAAAAG GCCTTTGTGCTGGTTAGAGCATCTCTCTTTGCATGATGAAACTGGGTTGGACCCACCAGGCATTAAAGTCAGGGCAGTGCCAGGGGTTGTTGCTGCTGACAATTTTGCTTCTGGTTATCTTGTTTGGGCAGATTTGATTGAAAATTTGGCAAGAATTGGTTATGAAGGAAAGAATTTGTACATGGCTGCTTATGATTGGAGACTATCCTTTCAGAATACCGAG ATTCGAGACCAAAGTCTTAGTACATTGAAGAGTAATGTTGAGCTTATGTTTGAAACAAATGGCTATAAGAAAGTGGTAGTGGTACCACAATCCATTGGGGCTATTTATTTCCTCCATTTCCTAAAATGGGTTGAGGCACCTCCTCCCATGGGAGGTGGTGGTGGTCCAGGTTGGTGCGACAAGTACATCAAATCAATCTTGAATATTAGCCCTGCATTTCTTGGTGTTCCTAGGGCATTTAGTAATATACTTTCAACAGAAGGCAGTTTTGGATTTGTCAG AGCTGTGGCTTTTGGCATTACAAATTTTGATTACCTTGGTCGTCACACTCTTGAGCTCATCATGAAGGTGTTTAGAACGTGGGATTCAACCGTTTCATTGATGCCAAAAGGTGGTAAAACTATCTGGGGTGACTTGAATTGGTGTCCTGAAGAATGGAATAACTATGATCAG GAAATTTCACGGGGTGGTAATTCTGCCACCTTCAACTTATCTCGCAAGGCTGTGTGGACTGATAATGATGATATCAGCAGAAAAAGCATTCCAGAAGTGACTAAAAACAGGGCTTATATTGCAAGAACAGCTTTTGATCTACCTAACTTTGTGGCTCCAACAATGATGAAGCGTGGTGAGGCTCACTTCTCTTATGGGATAGCAGAGAACTTGGAGGATCCAAAATATGCTCATTACAAATACTGGTCTAATTCGCTTGAGACCAA ACTACCTAATGCTCCGGATATGGAAATATACTGTCTATATGGTGTTGGAATTCCTCATGAAAAATTGGTCCCTTCTGACAAGTCCAAAAGTATTCCTTTCCAATTTGATGGTCCAGAAGatggaaaagaagaaagttgGTCACAGAATGGTGTTTATTCTGTGGATGGTGATGAGAGTGTGTCCATTGTAAGCTCAGGATTCATGTGTGTCAAAGGATGGCGTGGAAGAACACGGTTCAACCCATCTGGCTTGGCTACCTATGCAAGAGAGTATCTGGTCAAACAAAGAGGTAGTCTTATTGATAGGAGTAGAGTTCTCTCAGGGAAAAGTTCCAACATTGTGGGAAATGTTGCCTTAATTGAAGATGTTTTACTAGTAGCTGGTGGGGCTACAGGAGTAGATATTGGAGGTGATAGGATATTTTCTGATATAATGAGGATGTCTGAGAGGATAAATCTCAGACTATGA